In a single window of the Polynucleobacter sp. MWH-UH24A genome:
- a CDS encoding YhdP family protein → MTEKKYPLRFKDLLTMRPDAASWVRWSRRLAILILVIGALIVLGHLVIRFIVWPQLETSKPAVEKLLSKRIGIEVKMNELNVYWEGIRPVFDIRDLEFVVDANRNPSAISDKPYLKIAEIRGELSWSSFYHLKPYFTKLHASNAVIQVTRDSQKRLYVAGILAGDGGDEFHLENWLFKQGDLKLTDINILWKDFSKSKADAADLRIESMQLQNGIRQHELDAALYSPWHQGKLSLFGKFSHRFGGQAGYWRDWLGDFQWEVQQLDLGQFSRDFEIPFKQLSGVLDSSGSIALNKGIPDGGQFKLAIEQPVFQQSKSNQALEFGRLEMEAKQFTSGKFISLGVQRFAWLNKNQKRGSAMESLAPMTFGWQAPKRDDELEKFSFSSAKISLENLSLFAMNLPIPNRIRQMLEQAEPRGELLDVDITWAESKSNIPLIGGLLSGQGPKFNITGALNQISVKGYRDIIPSISNLSGKIITNQNQGSLKLNSQNLGLVITDFLAEPRLQFDSASGGLTWSLKNKQWQIGFDQLSVSNPDIAVIANGNYLIGKEKTPDTLDLSIQFPRGKAGTIYRYLPAEMSRDARTYIEKAFVTGDINNGSLRIKGDPNLAPYDASGTGEFSLNLPISKTVFRPAPLFPSTKGSWPELTEVSGLVSMQQAKLMVTIKDARYQSLQIQSVNAEIPNVSSAKAVLNLKGNISGPTNEMMDYLRTTPVLLSRPELAKNLKLSGPAKLDLELLLPLQNTDDLKLNALLNLDNNVVVWSDLAPFNQVRGTVRITEDLPRFEQVSAEFFGGTVNMRYNTAQSQTKQELYDLNGTIDLDRLERHYANQVGRQSQQLLKALDGKAGFKGRLAITSKSTDLNLNLDLSGLSTTLPEPLSIKRGNKLNGVFRYQSTTSEGTSKGTAQWSAQIGKIITLQGKQGADGIVAHGIGVGATAIIPDRGLGLNVQANDLNIDAWHRLLFPSGASNRTNKTPPIANSENSADGLRIVTARINQTIAMNRSWPNLSVSAKLGSNAWQVNLKSPNLEGDVQYQERKNADLLKGKLVRLHIPQKRPNPTNLKASNNKEVSLNAIPELDLSIDDFSFNLYKPGMVAIKTRNSTNRITIESLKINNPSSSSSVTGEWTSDAQGNNERVIIDTTSQIKDLGAVVTYWGNPKAVEGGKGTISAKLDWSGPPYDPSFDTLAGNVKINLENGRLLQVDSGFAKIIGVFSLQSLLKFATFDLQGSLGNVVTSGTSFNALSGDFVLRNGVARTQNFTMQLNQARVATSGLVNIPKQTQDLRITIFPTIDATAGALALFAVNPIIGASALIGQYLISNQLNRTLQTDYLVQGSWDKPDVIPLDQNGQPLDPKVLETIRSRNLLREQKMPPTPTKPVPSTPAPAN, encoded by the coding sequence ATGACCGAAAAAAAGTATCCGCTGCGTTTTAAAGACCTCCTTACCATGCGGCCCGATGCCGCTTCGTGGGTACGTTGGTCGCGTCGCCTCGCAATCTTAATTCTCGTTATAGGCGCTCTAATTGTTCTTGGACACCTGGTCATCCGATTTATTGTTTGGCCACAACTAGAAACCTCAAAACCGGCGGTTGAAAAGTTATTGTCCAAGCGCATTGGGATTGAGGTCAAAATGAATGAGCTCAATGTGTACTGGGAAGGGATACGTCCAGTCTTTGATATCCGCGACCTAGAATTTGTGGTCGATGCTAATCGCAATCCGTCTGCCATTTCCGATAAACCCTATTTAAAAATTGCAGAGATCCGCGGAGAACTTAGTTGGTCATCGTTTTATCACCTTAAGCCCTATTTCACTAAATTACACGCCAGTAATGCTGTGATTCAAGTCACACGTGACTCACAAAAACGTTTATACGTAGCCGGCATTCTTGCTGGGGATGGTGGTGATGAGTTCCATCTTGAAAATTGGTTATTCAAGCAAGGTGATTTAAAGCTTACCGATATCAACATTCTGTGGAAAGATTTTTCAAAGTCCAAAGCCGATGCCGCTGATCTGCGGATCGAATCGATGCAGCTGCAAAATGGAATTCGACAACACGAACTGGATGCAGCACTCTACAGCCCATGGCATCAAGGCAAATTAAGCCTCTTCGGAAAATTTTCCCATCGCTTTGGTGGACAAGCAGGTTATTGGCGTGATTGGCTTGGCGATTTTCAATGGGAAGTCCAGCAACTCGATCTTGGGCAATTTAGTCGTGATTTTGAGATTCCATTTAAACAACTAAGCGGTGTTTTGGACTCCTCGGGATCCATTGCTCTAAATAAAGGTATCCCAGATGGCGGACAGTTCAAGCTTGCAATCGAGCAACCTGTTTTTCAACAATCAAAGAGTAATCAAGCACTTGAATTTGGTCGCCTCGAAATGGAAGCGAAGCAATTTACATCTGGGAAGTTTATTTCGTTGGGTGTTCAGCGGTTTGCCTGGTTAAATAAGAATCAAAAGCGAGGAAGCGCAATGGAGTCCCTAGCGCCCATGACATTTGGTTGGCAGGCTCCTAAGCGCGATGATGAGCTTGAAAAGTTTTCGTTCTCATCTGCAAAAATAAGCCTCGAAAACCTTAGCCTGTTTGCGATGAATTTGCCCATTCCCAATCGCATTCGTCAGATGTTAGAGCAGGCTGAGCCACGCGGTGAACTTCTCGATGTCGATATTACGTGGGCCGAGTCAAAATCCAATATTCCCTTAATCGGCGGTCTCTTAAGTGGCCAAGGCCCTAAATTTAATATCACGGGCGCTTTAAATCAGATCAGCGTTAAGGGTTACCGTGACATCATCCCCAGCATTAGTAATTTAAGCGGGAAAATTATCACCAATCAAAACCAAGGCAGTCTTAAGCTCAATTCACAAAACTTGGGATTAGTGATTACTGATTTTTTAGCTGAACCGCGCCTACAGTTCGATAGCGCAAGCGGAGGACTTACCTGGTCATTAAAAAATAAGCAATGGCAAATCGGATTTGATCAGCTCTCTGTTAGTAATCCTGATATCGCAGTAATCGCCAATGGCAATTATCTGATCGGTAAAGAAAAAACGCCTGATACTTTGGATCTAAGCATTCAATTTCCGAGAGGAAAGGCGGGAACCATCTACCGCTATCTTCCTGCTGAAATGTCTAGGGATGCCCGCACCTATATTGAAAAAGCCTTTGTTACTGGCGACATTAACAATGGCAGCCTCAGAATTAAAGGGGACCCTAATTTAGCGCCTTATGATGCCTCAGGAACCGGTGAATTCTCATTAAATTTGCCAATCTCAAAAACAGTTTTTCGACCAGCCCCTCTCTTTCCTTCCACAAAAGGCAGTTGGCCTGAATTGACTGAAGTGAGCGGTTTGGTTTCCATGCAACAAGCCAAACTGATGGTGACCATCAAAGATGCTCGCTATCAAAGTCTACAAATTCAGAGTGTCAACGCAGAAATTCCGAACGTTTCGAGCGCAAAGGCCGTCCTCAATCTCAAAGGAAACATTTCGGGCCCGACTAATGAAATGATGGACTATCTTAGAACAACACCAGTCCTTCTATCTCGTCCAGAACTAGCAAAAAACCTGAAGTTATCCGGGCCCGCAAAACTCGATTTAGAACTTCTTTTACCCTTACAAAATACCGACGATCTCAAATTAAATGCTCTACTGAACTTAGACAATAACGTCGTCGTGTGGTCTGATCTTGCTCCTTTTAATCAGGTACGAGGGACTGTTCGCATCACTGAAGACTTGCCCCGCTTTGAACAGGTAAGCGCTGAATTTTTTGGTGGAACAGTCAACATGCGCTACAACACAGCGCAATCCCAAACCAAACAAGAACTGTATGACCTCAATGGAACAATTGATCTAGATCGTCTTGAACGTCACTATGCCAATCAAGTAGGCCGTCAATCTCAACAACTCCTAAAGGCATTAGATGGCAAGGCTGGATTTAAAGGCAGGCTTGCCATTACCAGTAAATCAACGGATCTCAATCTCAACCTAGATCTCAGCGGTTTAAGTACCACCCTCCCCGAACCTCTTAGCATCAAAAGGGGTAACAAACTAAATGGGGTTTTTCGATATCAATCCACTACTAGCGAGGGAACATCGAAGGGGACTGCGCAATGGTCAGCACAAATTGGAAAAATAATTACCTTACAGGGAAAACAGGGGGCCGACGGCATTGTGGCGCATGGAATTGGAGTTGGGGCTACGGCCATCATTCCTGATCGAGGCCTTGGCCTCAATGTGCAAGCCAATGATCTCAATATTGATGCTTGGCACCGTCTTTTGTTTCCGAGCGGAGCAAGTAATCGCACTAATAAAACTCCTCCCATAGCTAACTCTGAGAATAGTGCCGATGGCCTTCGCATCGTTACTGCACGCATCAATCAAACGATTGCCATGAATCGCTCATGGCCCAATCTGAGTGTGAGCGCTAAATTAGGTAGCAATGCATGGCAGGTCAATTTGAAGTCTCCCAACCTTGAGGGCGATGTTCAGTATCAAGAGAGAAAAAATGCCGATCTTTTAAAGGGTAAGTTGGTTCGTTTGCATATTCCCCAAAAACGACCCAACCCAACGAACCTTAAAGCCTCCAATAACAAGGAGGTTTCACTCAATGCAATTCCTGAACTTGATCTGAGTATTGATGACTTTAGTTTCAATTTGTATAAGCCGGGCATGGTTGCAATCAAGACCCGTAACAGCACAAACCGAATTACGATTGAAAGCTTAAAAATCAACAATCCAAGTTCGTCATCAAGTGTTACTGGCGAATGGACGAGCGATGCCCAAGGCAATAATGAGCGCGTCATCATTGATACAACATCACAGATCAAGGATTTAGGGGCAGTAGTTACCTACTGGGGTAACCCCAAGGCAGTTGAGGGTGGCAAAGGAACAATTAGTGCCAAATTAGATTGGAGCGGCCCCCCTTATGATCCTTCCTTTGATACCCTCGCTGGTAATGTAAAGATCAATTTAGAAAATGGTCGTTTACTACAAGTGGACTCTGGTTTTGCCAAAATTATTGGCGTCTTTAGTTTGCAAAGCTTATTAAAATTTGCAACCTTCGACCTGCAAGGTAGCTTAGGTAATGTAGTTACTTCAGGAACAAGCTTTAATGCGCTGTCTGGTGATTTTGTTCTACGCAATGGTGTTGCCAGAACGCAAAACTTTACGATGCAACTCAATCAAGCACGCGTTGCCACGAGCGGTCTTGTGAATATTCCTAAACAGACCCAAGATTTACGAATTACCATCTTCCCCACAATTGATGCAACCGCTGGTGCCTTAGCACTCTTTGCTGTCAACCCAATTATTGGAGCTAGCGCTTTGATTGGTCAATATTTAATCAGTAATCAGTTAAATCGAACACTGCAGACGGATTATCTGGTACAGGGAAGCTGGGATAAGCCAGACGTGATCCCACTGGATCAAAATGGCCAGCCATTAGATCCCAAAGTGCTCGAGACCATTCGCTCGCGGAATCTGCTGCGCGAGCAAAAGATGCCCCCAACCCCAACAAAACCTGTCCCAAGCACTCCAGCACCTGCCAATTAG
- a CDS encoding carbon-nitrogen hydrolase family protein has protein sequence MAKKLTVAAIQMISSANLADNLRAAERLIKNASDQGAAVVALPEYFCLMGLADTDKVKVRESFGDGPIQDALQNFAQKHQVFLIAGTIPLAASDPLKVLNASLVFNPEGQCIARYDKIHLFGFQTSHERYQESETIEAGSQPTTVRILHEGNEWVFGLSICYDLRFPELYRQQAEVNCQIIPAAFTHTTGKDHWEILLRARAIENQCYFLASAQGGLHQNQRRTWGQSMLVDPWGNIVSELPTGEGFVLGELDSAVLEEVRSKLPALKHRKLIR, from the coding sequence ATGGCAAAAAAATTAACAGTCGCTGCAATTCAGATGATTTCATCTGCTAATTTGGCAGACAATCTCCGTGCGGCTGAACGACTGATCAAAAATGCGTCTGACCAAGGTGCGGCGGTCGTTGCTCTTCCTGAATATTTTTGCTTAATGGGTCTTGCGGATACCGATAAAGTAAAAGTGCGGGAGTCATTTGGTGATGGCCCCATTCAAGATGCGTTGCAAAACTTTGCTCAGAAGCATCAGGTCTTCTTAATTGCTGGAACCATACCGCTGGCGGCAAGCGACCCTCTAAAAGTTCTTAATGCAAGCTTGGTATTTAATCCAGAAGGTCAATGCATCGCACGTTATGACAAGATTCATTTATTTGGTTTTCAGACTTCGCATGAACGCTATCAAGAATCTGAAACGATTGAAGCGGGTAGTCAACCTACAACAGTTCGCATTTTGCATGAGGGTAATGAGTGGGTATTTGGTCTAAGTATTTGCTACGATCTCCGATTTCCAGAGCTATATCGTCAGCAGGCCGAGGTTAACTGTCAGATCATTCCAGCTGCATTTACCCATACGACGGGTAAAGACCATTGGGAGATTTTGCTACGGGCTCGGGCAATTGAAAACCAATGCTACTTTTTAGCATCTGCTCAAGGTGGTCTTCACCAAAATCAACGTCGGACTTGGGGTCAATCCATGTTGGTCGATCCCTGGGGCAACATTGTTTCTGAACTTCCAACCGGAGAAGGATTTGTGCTTGGCGAACTAGACTCGGCCGTACTCGAGGAAGTGCGCTCTAAGCTACCCGCCCTAAAACATCGTAAGCTTATCCGATGA